The DNA segment TATTTTTAATTACCTCCGTCCCTATTTTTGGAGCCGGAGAGACGGCGCTTAATTTTTTGAGGATAGGAACTTCTGCTCGCGGCGCCGCGCTTGCCGATTCTCTCGCCGCTGATTATTCTGATTCTTCGGCGGTGGAATATAATCCCGCAGCTCTTTTGAATCTCACAGGCCGTGAGATTCAGCTGATGCATATAAACCTTTATGCCGATATAGATTATGAATCGCTTATTTATGTTGAGCAGTTTGATAAATTTAATCTTGCGCTTTCACTGAACTATCTTCATACAAACGCTCTCCGCACGGTGATAGATACTTCTGATCCATACGGTTATAAAAATATTGGTAAATTCGTTTTTCAGGATAGATGTTTTGCCGCCACATTTACCCCCCGAAAAGGGATATGGGGAGGGCGGGTGAAATATATAGAGGAACGAATAGAGGATGAGAAAGCAGGCGCTCCCGCTGCCGATTTCGGATTTTTAGTTCCGGGCAAATTATCTTACGGGGCGGCGCTATGCAATATGGGGCCCGAAATCAAATTTATAGATGTTAAAGAAAAATTACCTCAGACACTGCGGATGGCTGTGAAGCTTAATTTAAAATACATATCCCTTTACTCGGCAGGAAATTTTTATATTGACAGAAAAACTTCTGGTGCTTGCGCTATGGAGGCGAATATTATAAATGTTGTATTTCTGCGGGCGGGATATAAGTATATACCAGAGGATAACGGTGAATTCCCCGGATTTACATTCGGTATCGGAATTAAGATAAGGGAAATAGGTTTTGATTATGCGTTTATTCCCTTCGGGGAATTTGGCGATACTCAAAGATTTTCGCTACAGATTAAATGGGGAAAAAGAAAAGGGGATGGAGGTAATTAAATTGCCAAATATTCCAAAAATTATAGAAAAATGGAATAAAAGTTTTAAAATAAAGCGCTTATTTTATTTCAAAAAACCTTGGATAATTTGTATTTTTATATTTTTAATTACCTCCGTTCCTATTTTTACTTTTTTTATTCCCACGCCGGCCGGCGCAGTCTGGTACAGTGGTAGTAGGTCAACAGGATTAGGGGCAACAGATGAAAAAGTTACGTGCAGTTTTGCTTATGAAGACACAATTTATGCAGGTGATGAGAAGGGAAGTATTTATATAGTCTCTTGGTCAACTGCTGTAAAATTTGCTGAAATCGTCAAAGAAGAGGTAAAAGATATAATCTTTGAAGACGACATAATTTATGCCGTTAATAAAAAACTCTGGAGGGTTGATCCCGCAAGCGGTTTTTCGGTAGAGATTATTACAAACAGTTGTTCTTTCTTGTCGTTTATTAAAAAAGACGATGTCTTCTATCTTTCTGATGATTACGGCTATTTGTGGGAATTTAATCAGGGAACCGGGGCAAAAGAGCGAATAGGCCGCGCCGGTCTCGGAATCACAGATATTGTTTATTACGATGACGCAATTTTTGCGGTTAGCAAGGATAAATGCCTTTACAGATTTTATAAAAGCGGCGCAGTGTGGAACAAAGAAAAAATATACAATACCGGCACAAAATTATACAGTATAATAAAATCAAATTTTTCGGGAGAGGATAGACTTTATATCGGCGGCGAGGATTCAAGATTATGGGAGATTTATTACAAAAACGGATGGAAAATATTTCCCATAGACTATACTTTAGGAAAAATAAACGGAATCATCTCAGCAGATGTAAGGGGTAACGAAGCCCTGTATGTCTATACAGATGACGGTTCATGGTTTGAGTTCTCGAATTCAACAAGCGGATATAAGAAAGAAAATATTTGGAAATTTAGTAATGCTGTAAATTCAGCGATTTTTTGCTGGGATGTTTTGAATTCTTTTTTGGACAATAAATTTTTTAAATTTCTTTCTTACCTGGCCGTTCCTCCCGCTGGCGAAGGGTTCAAACACCAGCCGTCAGGAGAATTGAGTATAGCAAATTCCACAACGTCCTACAGAAACCCGTTGTTCCCGAAAAAAGATGAAGAGATTATTTTTTATTTTACGGATTTGGATAAAGCGCAAGACCTCTCGCCGCAGCTTTACTGGAAAGCAGAAAGTTCATCAACCTGGCAGACGAAAATGTTTTCCTATGTCGAAACGGGTGCGGATTATTCGGTTTACGGTTCGAGCCTGACTTTGAATTTATCGACGGGAACGGTTATTGAATATTTTATAAGTTCGAAAGCAGAGTCAAAAGATGTTTATATTTCCAGACCCTACGAGCATAATTTATCAAACAACTCAAATTATTGTTTTGGTTCTTCTTCTTCGTCAGCGTCGTCAAATCCGTTCACATTCATACTTGCCGGCACGGGCAACTGCTTCCATTCGCCATACGAAGAAGTTCCCTCTCTTTTTAGTTCAATGAGAATTCCTTTATATCTGCAGAAAGGTGGAAATGTTAAATTTTTCGTAGGGAATTTGTCGTATTACAATACAGAATACGGTATTGAAAATTATGGAGATATGACTGGCGGGAAAATTCATTACAAGGAAAATGGTATATGGAAAGAAAAAGGCCTTTCGTGGTTTAAAGATATTAACTGGTACGAAACCGCTGAGTTTAAACTGGAAGAACATATGTACACAATTAAATACTGGACGGTGGACATAACTCCCGATACAGAAATCCTTTATTACTTTTCGGTTACTTATGACGACCACAACACAACCTACGTTTGCGGTGATGATAATATTTCACACACGAGTGGAAGCGAAACCGCGGCGAAGGCTCTGCCGTTTACACTGTCTTTTTCTACCGCGTCGTTTAACATAAATCTTTCGAGTATTCCGGAGCTGCCTTTGAACCTTAAAATTTATGAGGCGGGTTCTTATAGGATGGCGTATGAAAGCGAAATAAGT comes from the Candidatus Omnitrophota bacterium genome and includes:
- a CDS encoding PorV/PorQ family protein, which translates into the protein MEEWGFEVKRLFSLKKHWKISILIFLITSVPIFGAGETALNFLRIGTSARGAALADSLAADYSDSSAVEYNPAALLNLTGREIQLMHINLYADIDYESLIYVEQFDKFNLALSLNYLHTNALRTVIDTSDPYGYKNIGKFVFQDRCFAATFTPRKGIWGGRVKYIEERIEDEKAGAPAADFGFLVPGKLSYGAALCNMGPEIKFIDVKEKLPQTLRMAVKLNLKYISLYSAGNFYIDRKTSGACAMEANIINVVFLRAGYKYIPEDNGEFPGFTFGIGIKIREIGFDYAFIPFGEFGDTQRFSLQIKWGKRKGDGGN